From one Magnolia sinica isolate HGM2019 chromosome 18, MsV1, whole genome shotgun sequence genomic stretch:
- the LOC131233547 gene encoding novel plant SNARE 11-like — protein sequence MGSLSAISEELGNIDGQINDIFRALSNGFQKLEKIKDSNRQSRQLEELTDKMRECKRLIKDFDREVKEVESRNTSDTNRMLIEKKQSMIKELNSYVALKKQHASSLESKRADLFDGPDGEHGFGEEHVLLASSMTNQQLIDSGNRMMDETDQAIERSKKVVHETINVGAETTAALKAQTEQMSRIVNELDSIHFSIKKASQLVKELGRQVATDRCIMTMLFIIVIGVVAIIIVKLVNPNNKDIRDIPGLAPPALTRKLLWDPN from the exons ATGGGTTCGTTGTCTGCAATCAGTGAGGAGCTGGGTAACATCGATGGACAGATCAACGATATCTTCCGTGCATTATC AAATGGGTTCCAGAAGCTTGAGAAAATCAAAGACTCAAATAGGCAGAGCCGACAACTGGAGGAACTTACAGACAAAATGCGGGAATGTAAGAG GCTAATTAAAGACTTTGACCGAGAAGTCAAGGAAGTGGAGAGTAGAAATACTTCAGACACCAATAGAATGCTCATTGAGAAAAAACAGTCAATG ATTAAAGAATTGAATTCTTATGTTGCTCTAAAAAAGCA ACATGCAAGTAGTCTTGAAAGCAAGCGAGCTGATCTCTTTGATGGGCCTGATGGAGAGCATGGTTTTGGTGAAGAGCATGTTCTGCTTGCTTCAT CTATGACCAATCAACAGTTAATTGATAGTGGAAACCGAATGATGGATGAGACAGATCAAGCAATTGAGCGGTCAAAAAAG GTTGTTCACGAAACCATTAATGTTGGAGCCGAGACGACAGCTGCTCTCAAGGCACAG ACTGAACAAATGAGTAGGATCGTTAATGAGCTGGACTCTATCCATTTCTCAATAAAGAAGGCCTCTCAACTGGTTAAAGAGCTCGGCAGACAG GTTGCAACTGACCGATGCATTATGACAATGCTCTTCATAATTGTCATTGGAGTGGTAGCAATCATCATTGTGAAG CTTGTAAACCCAAATAACAAGGACATACGGGATATTCCTGGACTCGCCCCGCCGGCACTTACTCGGAAACTTCTCTGGGATCCAAACTAG